In Halobacteriovorax marinus SJ, the following proteins share a genomic window:
- a CDS encoding type IV pilus twitching motility protein PilT produces MCSDETKADKTFTKTKKAGAENVKIQQLFKLMVESGGSDLHLTVGTPPGLRVNGEIVRVKIPALTAVDTKRLIYQILTEEQKNELEKNLELDFSFGIKGLARFRSNVFYSKGGVAAVFRQIPSIIPDFKALRLPNVLLEMTDVSNGLILVTGPTGSGKSTTLAALIDRLNENESGHIITLEDPVEFVHPHKSCIVNQREIGTDSLNFKSAMKSLLRQDPDIVLVGEMRDVETIEAALTIAETGHLVFGTLHTNSCVQTINRIINVFPADHQDQVRTLLSFVLQGVISQQLLPKSFEPGRCLGMEVLVPTPAIRNLIREDKIHQVYSQMQIGQDKTGMMTMNQTIKKHVDAGLIDTDTAMSYSTNPEELAKQLGVKGR; encoded by the coding sequence ATGTGTAGTGATGAAACTAAAGCAGACAAAACCTTTACGAAAACCAAGAAGGCAGGCGCTGAGAATGTAAAGATTCAACAGCTCTTTAAATTGATGGTTGAGAGTGGTGGATCAGATCTACATCTAACCGTTGGGACGCCTCCTGGACTTCGAGTTAATGGAGAAATCGTTAGAGTTAAAATACCTGCGTTAACAGCAGTGGATACTAAGAGATTAATTTATCAAATCCTGACAGAAGAGCAGAAGAATGAATTAGAAAAGAATCTTGAGCTAGACTTCTCTTTTGGTATCAAAGGCTTGGCTAGATTTAGATCAAATGTCTTCTATTCAAAAGGTGGTGTTGCCGCTGTTTTTAGACAGATTCCTAGTATTATTCCAGATTTCAAGGCCCTTCGGTTACCTAATGTTCTCCTAGAGATGACAGACGTATCGAATGGATTGATTCTTGTTACAGGACCTACTGGTTCAGGTAAGTCAACTACACTGGCCGCTCTTATTGATAGGTTAAATGAAAATGAATCAGGACATATTATAACGCTAGAGGATCCAGTGGAATTTGTTCACCCTCACAAGAGTTGTATTGTAAATCAACGTGAAATTGGAACGGACTCTTTAAACTTTAAAAGTGCGATGAAGTCACTTCTAAGACAGGATCCTGATATCGTACTGGTTGGGGAGATGAGAGATGTTGAGACAATTGAAGCTGCTTTAACGATTGCAGAAACGGGTCACCTTGTCTTTGGAACTCTTCACACGAATAGTTGTGTGCAAACAATTAATAGAATTATAAATGTTTTTCCAGCTGACCATCAAGACCAGGTTAGAACGCTCTTAAGTTTCGTACTTCAAGGCGTGATTTCCCAGCAGCTTCTCCCAAAATCATTTGAGCCGGGGAGATGTTTAGGTATGGAGGTTCTTGTTCCAACTCCTGCGATTAGAAACCTTATTCGAGAAGATAAAATTCACCAAGTTTATTCTCAGATGCAGATTGGTCAAGATAAGACAGGAATGATGACCATGAACCAAACAATTAAGAAGCACGTTGATGCTGGTTTAATTGATACTGATACGGCCATGAGTTATTCAACAAACCCAGAAGAACTAGCGAAGCAATTGGGAGTTAAGGGTAGATAA
- a CDS encoding type II secretion system F family protein, whose protein sequence is MANWRYEGLNKEGKRVSGTIVATSEKEVRRILRNEKIRARKIIPPSILEFDLGDWMVEKGFAAPFGAKDLANFTKQLSIMINAGVPILQALEIIFKSEKQPTLKKSVKNIARDVGEGQTIAEAMEKQKGFNKLYCNLVKAGEAGGILDEILEKLSVHLEKQEKTKAQVKSAMMYPFIVTLVGFGVIWGMMVFVVPQFVGMLADTGQEPPWITQMVIDTSEFLGLHSLKMLGVLFVLGVIVNSFIKTPSGKVVFDSLTMKMPIFGMIIIKGNLSTFSRTLATMLSSGVSLIDSLDICIETIDNGVIANDVKVIRKEVVQGKTLTEPLMKIEYFPDMVSQMIKVGEQTGQIDQMLEKVSDVFEDEVNTLVEGMTKMIEPIIIVVLGGIIACILVAMYLPMFMSAGGAD, encoded by the coding sequence ATGGCCAATTGGAGATACGAAGGTTTAAATAAAGAAGGAAAGAGAGTATCGGGGACAATTGTTGCTACCTCAGAAAAAGAGGTGCGTCGAATCTTACGTAATGAAAAGATACGTGCTCGTAAAATTATACCTCCATCAATTTTAGAATTTGATCTCGGCGATTGGATGGTTGAAAAAGGTTTTGCAGCACCATTTGGAGCAAAGGATCTTGCCAACTTTACAAAGCAATTATCTATTATGATAAATGCAGGTGTACCAATCCTTCAGGCCTTAGAAATTATTTTTAAATCAGAAAAGCAACCAACCTTAAAAAAGTCAGTTAAAAATATTGCTAGAGATGTAGGCGAGGGACAAACTATTGCCGAAGCGATGGAGAAGCAAAAAGGTTTTAATAAACTCTATTGTAATCTAGTGAAAGCGGGTGAAGCAGGGGGGATTCTAGATGAAATTCTGGAGAAGCTCTCTGTGCACTTGGAAAAGCAAGAAAAAACAAAGGCACAAGTGAAGTCTGCAATGATGTATCCATTCATTGTTACGCTTGTTGGTTTTGGTGTTATTTGGGGGATGATGGTTTTTGTGGTTCCTCAATTTGTTGGGATGCTGGCAGATACGGGGCAAGAGCCTCCTTGGATTACTCAAATGGTTATTGATACTTCAGAGTTTCTTGGCCTTCACTCATTAAAAATGCTTGGGGTACTATTTGTTCTTGGAGTAATTGTTAATAGCTTTATCAAGACTCCTTCTGGAAAGGTTGTTTTCGATTCGCTTACGATGAAGATGCCAATCTTTGGAATGATTATTATTAAAGGTAACTTAAGTACTTTCTCTAGAACGCTTGCCACAATGCTGAGCTCTGGCGTTTCTCTAATTGATTCCTTAGATATTTGTATTGAAACGATTGATAATGGTGTGATTGCTAATGATGTAAAAGTGATCAGAAAAGAAGTTGTGCAAGGTAAGACTCTTACAGAGCCATTAATGAAGATTGAGTACTTTCCGGATATGGTTTCTCAGATGATTAAAGTTGGAGAGCAGACTGGGCAGATAGATCAAATGCTTGAGAAGGTCTCCGATGTCTTTGAGGATGAGGTTAATACCCTAGTTGAGGGGATGACCAAGATGATAGAGCCAATTATTATTGTCGTTCTCGGTGGTATCATTGCCTGTATTTTAGTGGCCATGTATTTACCAATGTTTATGAGTGCCGGAGGTGCGGACTAA
- a CDS encoding type IV pilin protein — translation MKSFKNEEGFTLVELMVVVAIIGILSAVAIPNFKKYQAKTKTSEAKLQLSSIYSAETALQSDFDAYASCLTDAGYLPPKGGNYYAVGFPDSDTGGISTVTSNGGTCTGGAGNTGGPSNKTVAGKSAADGDLGFTIVKTTAGLSQSSNSVEADGLGFVAGAVGYIDSDKAKANVADIWAIDENKNLVHDVIGY, via the coding sequence ATGAAAAGCTTTAAAAACGAAGAAGGTTTCACACTTGTGGAGCTGATGGTGGTTGTTGCGATCATTGGTATTTTATCAGCGGTTGCGATTCCAAACTTTAAAAAGTATCAAGCAAAAACAAAGACCTCAGAAGCAAAGCTTCAGTTGTCTTCAATCTACTCAGCTGAAACTGCTCTTCAGTCTGACTTTGATGCCTACGCATCTTGTTTAACAGATGCAGGGTACTTACCTCCAAAGGGTGGTAACTACTATGCAGTAGGTTTCCCAGATTCAGATACAGGTGGAATTTCTACAGTTACTTCAAACGGTGGTACTTGTACTGGTGGTGCTGGTAATACTGGTGGTCCTTCAAATAAGACGGTTGCTGGTAAGAGTGCCGCTGATGGCGATCTCGGATTTACAATTGTTAAGACAACTGCTGGTTTATCGCAATCTTCGAACTCTGTTGAAGCTGACGGACTAGGATTTGTCGCTGGTGCTGTTGGTTATATCGATTCAGATAAGGCCAAGGCAAACGTTGCTGATATTTGGGCAATCGATGAAAACAAGAACCTTGTTCATGATGTAATTGGTTACTAG
- a CDS encoding ABC transporter ATP-binding protein, with product MFEVKDIKKSYKSDFWAAPVEVLKDVSFSIGKGQVVGFLGANGAGKTTLIKIMMGFTNSNSGSVHFFDGRSFQSISSKVGYLPERPYFYPHLSGREMVEFMGGLCNLSENQIEKGIERYAHRLKIHFALERKIKGYSKGMLQRLGMLCTLLHNPELVILDEPLSGLDPQGRKDIKDLLLELSSEGKTIFFSSHIVSDVEEVCEKVVVLDKGIVVYDGDISELIQENSRSEYLITVDKKVYEQDRDDFKYVEIGSHLTYSVGEALKNDFIKNCLESDINILKLTKNSPTLEEVVYKTGRSI from the coding sequence ATGTTTGAAGTAAAAGATATAAAAAAAAGTTATAAGTCTGACTTTTGGGCAGCTCCTGTTGAAGTTCTTAAGGATGTTAGCTTTTCAATTGGAAAAGGCCAGGTTGTTGGCTTCTTGGGAGCCAATGGGGCAGGGAAGACTACATTGATTAAAATTATGATGGGCTTTACTAATTCAAATAGTGGTTCTGTTCACTTCTTTGACGGAAGGTCATTTCAGTCTATATCAAGTAAAGTGGGATATTTGCCAGAAAGGCCATACTTCTACCCTCATCTCTCTGGACGGGAGATGGTTGAGTTTATGGGAGGACTTTGTAATTTATCTGAGAATCAGATTGAAAAAGGAATCGAGAGGTATGCTCATAGATTGAAAATACACTTTGCTCTTGAGAGGAAAATAAAAGGATATTCCAAGGGGATGCTACAAAGATTAGGAATGCTCTGTACACTACTTCATAATCCAGAGTTGGTAATATTAGATGAGCCTCTCTCGGGATTAGATCCTCAAGGAAGAAAGGATATTAAAGATCTTCTACTTGAACTCTCTTCAGAGGGAAAAACAATCTTCTTCTCAAGCCATATTGTCTCTGATGTTGAAGAAGTTTGTGAGAAAGTCGTTGTTTTAGATAAAGGGATTGTTGTTTACGACGGAGATATAAGTGAACTAATCCAAGAAAATAGTCGATCAGAGTACCTTATTACTGTTGATAAAAAAGTATATGAACAAGATCGAGATGACTTTAAATATGTCGAAATAGGGAGTCATTTAACTTATTCAGTAGGTGAAGCACTTAAGAATGATTTTATTAAGAATTGCTTAGAGAGTGATATAAATATTTTGAAACTGACTAAGAATAGCCCAACACTAGAAGAGGTCGTCTATAAAACGGGTAGGTCAATTTGA
- a CDS encoding ABC transporter permease, whose amino-acid sequence MKSLTVAKYTFSEFVQSKILYNVFFLSLGLLLMTYVASEFTYGVPNKVALDFGLGASSISTLLISIFLGANLIVREVENRTLYMIISRPISRVEFMLGKIIGLIGIVFINTLILGGVSLSLYFFMGGAWNSLIPFAFFFIILESIIVLLIVILFSLVTNTILAVVNTIVVYTTSYAIFEVGKTTFANNNLFFKKMIAIGNYLLPSLSNFNIKDYILYEKIISYPSLSYGVIYGVSYILFLLFICILIFNQKNLD is encoded by the coding sequence TTGAAGTCATTAACGGTAGCAAAATATACTTTTTCAGAGTTTGTTCAAAGTAAGATTCTCTACAATGTCTTCTTTCTCTCTCTCGGACTTCTACTTATGACATATGTGGCAAGTGAATTTACTTATGGGGTGCCAAATAAAGTAGCGCTCGATTTTGGCCTTGGTGCTTCTAGTATCTCAACTCTCTTGATTTCTATTTTTCTCGGTGCGAACTTAATTGTGAGAGAAGTAGAAAATAGAACCCTCTATATGATTATCTCGAGACCGATTTCAAGAGTAGAGTTTATGCTCGGAAAGATTATTGGCTTAATCGGAATTGTATTTATAAATACGCTCATTCTAGGAGGGGTTTCACTCTCACTTTACTTCTTCATGGGAGGAGCATGGAATTCACTCATTCCTTTTGCATTCTTCTTTATAATTTTAGAGTCAATTATTGTTCTCTTAATTGTGATTCTTTTCTCTCTCGTAACTAATACAATTTTAGCAGTTGTGAATACGATTGTTGTTTATACGACTAGCTATGCTATCTTTGAGGTGGGGAAAACAACTTTTGCTAATAACAATCTATTCTTTAAGAAAATGATAGCTATTGGAAATTATCTTCTACCAAGTCTATCTAACTTTAATATTAAGGACTACATACTCTATGAAAAGATTATATCTTATCCGAGTTTGAGTTATGGAGTTATCTATGGAGTAAGTTACATTTTATTTTTACTCTTTATTTGTATTTTAATTTTTAACCAGAAGAATTTAGATTGA
- a CDS encoding prepilin peptidase — MSLYIVFFIFGAMIGSFLNAVIYRLPRKINIAHPRSHCTKCKKLIYWYENIPILSYIFLRGKCSKCKEPYSIQYPLVELFIGLVSIFLMPRSLDSMSIMYFFLYFGIFCALFCHFLIDVKHQILPDSINIYLGLSFLCISLLKNPPVFYLSGAAIGFLFPYLVTLAFYHLKGQQGLGGGDIKLFAVLGIILGPVGIINNIFLSCFFGALFSLVMMALGKMSRTTKLAFGPFIIIVAVFQVYFPTLFKQFSSLWSI; from the coding sequence ATGTCATTATATATAGTATTCTTTATTTTTGGAGCGATGATAGGCAGCTTCCTTAATGCTGTTATTTATAGACTGCCTAGAAAGATTAATATTGCTCATCCCAGGTCTCATTGTACTAAATGTAAAAAACTTATTTATTGGTATGAGAATATTCCAATACTCAGCTATATTTTCTTAAGAGGAAAGTGCTCAAAGTGTAAGGAGCCATATAGTATTCAGTATCCTTTAGTTGAGCTCTTTATAGGTTTAGTTTCAATTTTTCTGATGCCAAGGTCGCTAGACTCTATGTCTATAATGTACTTCTTCCTTTACTTTGGAATCTTTTGTGCACTATTTTGCCATTTTTTAATTGATGTTAAGCACCAGATACTGCCAGACTCTATCAATATATATTTAGGATTGAGCTTTCTCTGTATATCACTTTTAAAGAACCCTCCAGTATTCTATCTTTCGGGTGCAGCAATCGGTTTTCTCTTTCCCTATCTCGTTACCTTGGCCTTTTATCACCTAAAGGGTCAGCAAGGGCTTGGCGGAGGAGATATTAAACTCTTCGCTGTTTTAGGAATTATTCTTGGTCCTGTTGGAATAATTAATAATATTTTTCTGAGTTGTTTCTTTGGAGCACTATTTAGCTTAGTGATGATGGCCCTTGGAAAAATGTCTCGGACTACGAAGTTAGCATTCGGTCCATTTATTATTATTGTTGCGGTGTTTCAGGTTTATTTTCCTACATTATTTAAACAATTTTCCTCATTGTGGAGCATTTAG
- the pilM gene encoding type IV pilus assembly protein PilM — translation MDSKKVINDLISQVKEVLKLGPSGYLGIDIGLSSVKVAQLEGSEDSGFKLIAYGSQPLPEGAIIEDDIQKEEEIIEAIKEAIKNAGISSVNAVFGLAGPNTVARKLQLAGGSEEEIEDQVSWEVEQYIPFSVETSKVSFHIIGENEGGGVDVIVAAAKGEVVESYKELLEKADLKPKIFDLGLLAVVNVFELVYAEKLEDPNESWILMDLGAQKTEFIIYKNNKVMFTKEIMIGGVIITEEIQRQMGVNYYEAEDLKNHGDENGNLPEEILEIIDSVVESFFAEIKKTVDFYISSTSDESFVECVLTGGSSLIPGLTEGLEALLGISVSIMNPFEVISFDEKKIKEEQLNEIAYRGASVLGLAMRST, via the coding sequence TTGGATTCAAAAAAAGTTATTAATGATTTAATTTCTCAAGTTAAAGAAGTACTTAAGCTTGGACCAAGTGGGTACCTTGGTATTGATATAGGACTAAGCTCTGTGAAAGTCGCTCAACTTGAGGGAAGTGAAGACTCGGGCTTTAAACTGATAGCTTATGGTTCACAGCCTCTTCCGGAAGGGGCCATCATTGAAGATGATATCCAAAAAGAAGAAGAAATTATTGAAGCGATTAAAGAAGCGATTAAGAATGCTGGAATATCTTCTGTAAATGCTGTTTTCGGCTTGGCCGGACCAAATACTGTGGCCAGAAAGTTACAACTTGCTGGAGGTTCCGAAGAAGAGATTGAAGATCAGGTTTCTTGGGAAGTTGAACAGTATATTCCTTTCAGTGTCGAAACTTCTAAGGTCTCCTTTCATATCATAGGTGAGAATGAGGGTGGTGGTGTTGACGTTATCGTTGCTGCTGCTAAGGGTGAAGTTGTTGAGTCCTACAAAGAACTTCTCGAGAAAGCAGACTTAAAGCCTAAGATTTTTGACCTTGGTCTACTCGCTGTAGTGAATGTGTTTGAGCTTGTATATGCAGAAAAGCTAGAAGACCCTAACGAGTCTTGGATCCTCATGGATCTAGGAGCACAAAAAACAGAATTTATAATCTATAAAAATAATAAAGTTATGTTCACCAAAGAAATTATGATTGGTGGAGTTATTATAACGGAAGAAATTCAAAGACAAATGGGTGTTAATTACTATGAAGCTGAGGATTTAAAAAATCACGGTGATGAAAATGGAAATTTACCAGAAGAAATACTAGAGATTATAGATAGTGTTGTTGAAAGCTTCTTTGCAGAAATTAAGAAAACAGTAGATTTTTATATCAGTTCAACATCAGATGAGTCTTTTGTTGAATGTGTATTAACAGGCGGAAGTTCTTTAATACCAGGGTTAACTGAGGGTCTTGAGGCCCTACTTGGTATTAGTGTTAGTATCATGAACCCGTTCGAAGTCATTAGCTTTGATGAAAAGAAAATCAAAGAAGAGCAGTTAAATGAGATTGCTTACAGAGGTGCGAGTGTTCTAGGTCTTGCTATGAGGTCTACGTAA
- a CDS encoding PilN domain-containing protein, translating to MIKINLLEQKKPFKMPVVLGIDLGDLNWKALIAVGILSYIPDFFVYPSWEEEMKNLQSQITVLQNNSRKLQRDLKKNSGVKERLAAFNKQVEKLQKRSVQVDLILKEKRNPNQIMEKIARKLPSDMWFSTFLIDEDKSITIKGGGIHYKSIGDFLSSVNSAGFFDQPLSLTESKTVEEGRNGEYRVQIFTIKGRIDKFDPWAQ from the coding sequence ATGATTAAGATTAACCTACTGGAGCAGAAAAAACCGTTTAAGATGCCTGTCGTCCTAGGGATAGACCTTGGGGATCTAAACTGGAAGGCCTTAATAGCAGTAGGTATATTGAGTTATATTCCAGACTTCTTTGTCTACCCAAGCTGGGAAGAAGAAATGAAAAATCTTCAATCTCAAATTACTGTACTTCAAAATAATAGTAGAAAGCTTCAGCGAGATTTGAAGAAGAACTCTGGTGTAAAAGAGAGACTTGCGGCTTTTAATAAGCAAGTAGAGAAGTTGCAAAAAAGGTCAGTTCAAGTTGATTTAATCTTGAAAGAGAAGAGAAATCCAAATCAAATAATGGAAAAAATCGCTAGAAAATTACCTAGTGATATGTGGTTTAGCACCTTTCTAATTGATGAAGATAAATCAATTACGATCAAAGGGGGAGGAATTCACTATAAGAGTATTGGTGACTTTCTCTCTAGTGTAAATAGTGCAGGCTTTTTCGATCAACCTTTAAGTTTAACAGAATCAAAAACTGTTGAAGAGGGAAGAAACGGAGAATATAGGGTCCAGATTTTCACCATAAAAGGTAGGATTGATAAGTTCGATCCTTGGGCGCAGTAA
- a CDS encoding type IV pilus inner membrane component PilO: MKGLVSKIHIFIFLYLAFGVFTKWQEHSEKLSQMEMQIPAVTAKINKSKREKKQITAYLKDVEAAKERIELVAQEVEKIQRKLPDVVDDTKNLSLLKNLAEKLNIRSIYLTPLDEITKGFYIAKRYSLKASGTFLQFLMLMEQIGSTQTILNVKRISLENQQEKQRGRFQIIDADIIIETYRYNSNYKESRGIEDIEKNLAEQAKPKRGKKKSRIKKK; this comes from the coding sequence TTGAAAGGTTTAGTATCAAAAATACATATTTTCATTTTCTTGTATCTCGCCTTCGGAGTATTTACAAAGTGGCAGGAACACTCAGAGAAATTGAGTCAAATGGAGATGCAAATACCTGCTGTTACCGCCAAAATAAATAAGAGTAAGCGTGAGAAAAAACAGATAACTGCGTATTTAAAGGACGTTGAGGCAGCAAAAGAGAGAATCGAATTAGTTGCTCAGGAAGTTGAAAAAATTCAAAGAAAACTCCCCGATGTGGTTGATGACACGAAGAATCTATCACTTTTAAAAAATCTTGCAGAGAAGCTAAATATCAGAAGTATTTACCTTACTCCTCTAGATGAAATTACAAAGGGTTTCTATATCGCGAAGAGGTATAGCCTTAAAGCTTCCGGAACTTTTCTTCAATTTCTAATGCTAATGGAGCAAATTGGAAGTACTCAAACAATTTTAAATGTGAAGAGGATTTCACTAGAGAATCAACAGGAAAAGCAAAGAGGAAGGTTTCAAATTATTGATGCCGACATTATAATAGAAACATATCGATATAACTCCAACTATAAAGAAAGTAGAGGAATTGAGGATATTGAAAAGAACCTCGCTGAGCAGGCTAAGCCTAAGAGAGGAAAAAAGAAATCAAGGATAAAGAAGAAGTAA
- a CDS encoding type IV pilus secretin PilQ encodes MKLRSFLFKLVLVNLLLSSGVWATTLEQINFKLKDEVARLELKFDGNEAQAKKFHVTEDKQIIIDLKDVQATDRVMRAFDTSEFSGSIVFVSAYRKSANPNDLRIAIQLRDNVRSLLKREPNKIVIEVESRFGVFSQRSLEETKTYDEKITIEERAVGKLSIPKSDSVEDILENLTLSGRKKYIGKKITFNIKDLAVADILNMIADASGFNIILTDEVKGLPPLSLNLTNIPWDQALDTILGLNKLVAKKNGVILMITTFEKAAEEQKKAIEQKKLTEKEVPLVTKVFPISYATTKELIEVLNNYITERGTLNEDVRTNSLIVKDTADTIERIKKIVDVLDTQTPQVLIESKIVEVNENYRKEIGLQNGVNFGYDPIGQIGSANPTVVGSDVLPGTNAGPGFSFSSAPSSGDGARSLFGLTVTRFNRLLNLSFTLQLLETESKGKIVASPKVITQNKKKAVISTKETTSFSKSLSTNGQAQEITFEEAEASLSLEVTPQVTNEGSISLELDLLKQQFGTRPSAAAPPDKQERRVTTNVLVDNGSTIVIGGVYNYEKRESHSGVPFLKDIPLVGWLFRTPYAPEVIKQELLIFLTPRIVNQEEAGIIENS; translated from the coding sequence ATGAAGTTAAGAAGTTTTCTTTTTAAACTCGTATTGGTCAATTTACTTTTATCTAGTGGCGTGTGGGCCACAACTCTAGAGCAAATAAATTTTAAATTAAAAGATGAAGTTGCAAGACTTGAGCTGAAGTTTGATGGTAATGAGGCGCAGGCGAAGAAGTTCCACGTAACTGAAGACAAGCAAATTATTATTGATTTAAAAGATGTTCAAGCAACAGATAGAGTGATGAGAGCATTTGATACTTCGGAGTTTAGTGGAAGTATTGTTTTTGTATCAGCTTATAGAAAATCTGCTAATCCAAATGACTTGCGAATTGCAATCCAGCTTAGAGATAACGTAAGAAGTTTACTAAAGAGAGAGCCAAATAAAATCGTAATCGAAGTTGAGAGTAGATTTGGTGTTTTTTCACAGAGATCACTTGAAGAAACTAAAACTTATGATGAAAAAATTACTATCGAAGAAAGAGCGGTAGGGAAACTAAGTATTCCAAAATCAGACAGTGTAGAAGATATTCTTGAGAATTTAACTCTCTCAGGAAGAAAGAAGTATATTGGAAAGAAGATCACTTTCAATATTAAAGATCTCGCTGTCGCAGATATCTTGAATATGATCGCCGATGCTTCTGGATTTAATATTATTTTAACAGATGAAGTAAAAGGTCTTCCACCTTTATCATTAAACTTGACAAATATTCCTTGGGATCAAGCCCTTGATACTATTCTTGGTCTTAATAAATTAGTTGCAAAGAAGAATGGTGTCATTCTAATGATAACAACTTTTGAGAAAGCTGCTGAAGAGCAGAAGAAGGCCATTGAACAAAAGAAACTTACTGAAAAAGAAGTTCCTCTTGTAACTAAAGTATTCCCAATTTCATATGCTACTACGAAAGAGCTTATTGAAGTTCTTAATAATTACATTACAGAGAGAGGGACATTGAATGAAGATGTTAGAACGAACTCTCTAATAGTTAAAGATACAGCGGATACAATTGAGAGAATTAAAAAAATTGTAGATGTTCTAGATACTCAGACGCCACAAGTTTTAATTGAATCAAAGATTGTTGAGGTTAATGAAAATTATAGAAAAGAGATTGGTCTGCAAAATGGTGTTAACTTTGGTTACGATCCAATTGGGCAGATTGGAAGTGCTAATCCTACTGTAGTTGGGTCAGACGTGTTGCCAGGTACAAATGCTGGTCCTGGTTTCTCTTTTAGTTCTGCTCCTTCTTCGGGTGATGGGGCAAGATCGCTCTTTGGATTAACTGTTACGAGATTTAATAGATTATTAAATCTATCCTTTACGCTTCAATTATTAGAAACAGAATCAAAGGGTAAGATTGTAGCGAGTCCAAAAGTTATCACTCAAAATAAGAAAAAAGCAGTGATCTCAACGAAAGAGACAACATCATTTTCGAAGTCACTTTCAACAAATGGACAAGCTCAAGAAATTACATTTGAAGAAGCCGAAGCAAGTTTAAGTTTAGAGGTTACGCCTCAGGTTACAAATGAAGGTTCAATTTCCTTAGAACTCGATCTACTCAAGCAGCAATTTGGTACGAGACCATCTGCGGCTGCACCACCAGATAAGCAAGAGAGAAGAGTTACCACAAACGTTTTAGTCGATAATGGATCGACAATTGTAATCGGTGGTGTGTATAACTATGAGAAGAGAGAGTCTCACTCTGGTGTACCGTTCTTAAAAGATATTCCACTTGTTGGTTGGTTATTTAGAACACCGTATGCTCCAGAAGTGATTAAGCAGGAACTTCTAATTTTCTTGACTCCAAGAATTGTGAATCAAGAAGAAGCTGGGATTATTGAGAACTCATAA
- a CDS encoding tetratricopeptide repeat protein: MQKSQILDKYLSALEKDPKSRVFAPLAEYYRKSGLLSQAIETLNQGIKHNPDYVLGHLGLAFCYYENGDAKRSYDILRPLIDTNRDNLRMLRLYSDACLELSKNEEALETLKYLLFVNPKDKEAAEKIKLIENDNKKFGPIKFNLEDLISPEEESQAEAEVIQFNVDELDTSLSKEKSIDEWTKLDLSNEKDSEDSLDTWSMNQKPILKEEASVSPVSEVEAEREFRVEKVKVEQPQSSSPVITHTLVDLYCNQGYLDKAKDLLEKILELNPGDLKTKLKLQEVDRVLNESFVDDEPQDFEEEGAVEVFAEPSKVDSPKESDGRDNLMNLFDQKFNNNTPEKIIEEPSNDSALEEFKKVEAKLWEFHKALEARAKTILSR; encoded by the coding sequence GTGCAAAAAAGTCAAATCTTAGATAAGTATTTATCAGCATTGGAGAAGGATCCAAAATCTAGGGTCTTTGCTCCACTTGCCGAATACTATAGAAAGAGTGGACTTCTCTCTCAAGCAATTGAGACTTTAAATCAAGGGATAAAACACAATCCTGACTATGTCTTGGGTCACCTAGGTTTAGCATTTTGTTATTATGAAAATGGCGATGCGAAGAGATCATATGATATTCTAAGACCATTGATTGATACAAATAGAGATAATCTTAGAATGTTGAGGCTCTATTCTGATGCTTGCCTTGAGTTATCTAAAAATGAAGAAGCTCTCGAGACATTGAAGTACCTACTCTTTGTTAATCCTAAGGATAAAGAAGCGGCCGAGAAAATTAAGCTGATTGAAAATGATAATAAGAAATTTGGACCTATCAAATTCAACCTTGAAGATCTAATTTCACCTGAAGAAGAGTCTCAAGCTGAAGCTGAGGTAATTCAATTTAATGTTGATGAGCTAGACACTAGTCTCTCAAAAGAAAAAAGTATTGATGAGTGGACGAAGTTAGATTTATCTAATGAAAAAGATAGTGAAGATAGCTTAGATACATGGTCTATGAACCAAAAACCAATACTGAAAGAAGAAGCTTCTGTCTCGCCAGTGAGTGAAGTGGAAGCGGAGCGCGAGTTTAGAGTAGAAAAGGTAAAAGTTGAGCAACCTCAATCTAGCTCTCCGGTAATCACCCATACATTAGTAGATCTCTACTGCAACCAAGGTTACCTAGATAAGGCTAAAGACTTATTAGAGAAGATCTTGGAGCTAAACCCTGGAGATCTTAAGACAAAGTTGAAACTTCAAGAAGTTGATCGAGTCTTAAATGAGTCTTTTGTAGATGATGAACCACAAGATTTTGAAGAAGAGGGAGCTGTTGAAGTTTTTGCTGAGCCTAGTAAAGTGGACTCACCTAAAGAGTCAGATGGACGCGATAACTTAATGAATCTCTTTGATCAAAAATTTAATAATAATACTCCAGAAAAAATCATTGAAGAGCCATCGAACGATTCAGCTTTAGAAGAATTTAAAAAAGTTGAAGCAAAGTTATGGGAATTTCATAAGGCCTTAGAAGCTAGGGCCAAAACCATCTTATCCCGTTAA